From Antedon mediterranea chromosome 9, ecAntMedi1.1, whole genome shotgun sequence, a single genomic window includes:
- the LOC140058186 gene encoding uncharacterized protein, producing MPELNDDDYNELLTDVSTWWKKRGNIHMLRVLLSEFTNRDTTITLKKIESESTPYHLLGLLEGPGLLKPADIGILIEATNICGLQGVQDVIANIVKLPNFKCIPFKHFSEHRRKLIAFGQQLNTENMVTIGRLKGIKEVNKDTDPFWLILKLEMKGTLAEGEKMEKFITLLTDRKMTNEVDALATLKGETKQYKPIDKFSRKEFVVEWFEGIENNYDKRLL from the exons ATGCCAG aaTTGAATGATGACGATTACAATGAACTGCTCACCGATGTATCTACTTGGTGGAAGAAACGTGGAAACATTCACATGCTGAGAGTGTTACTTAGCGAGTTCACGAATCGTGATACAACCAttactttgaaaaaaatagAGAGTGAAAGTACACCATATCATCTGCTTGGTCTACTTGAGGGTCCTGGACTTCTCAAACCGGCAGACATTGGTATCCTCATTGAAGCTACTAATATATGCGGACTTCAGGGAGTTCAAGACGTGATTGCAAACATTGTAAAATTACCGAACTTCAAATGCATTCCATTCAAACATTTTTCTGAGCATCGAAGAAAATTGATAGCGTTTGGTCAGCAATTGAATACAGAGAACATGGTAACCATTGGCCGCCTTAAAGGCATTAAGGAGGTCAACAAAGACACAGATCCGTTTTGGTTAATCTTGAAACTGGAAATGAAAGGCACACTTGCAGAAGGAGAAAAGATGGAGAAATTCATTACACTGCTTACAGATAGAAAGATGACGAACGAAGTGGATGCATTGGCAACACTAAAAGGTGAAACAAAGCAGTATAAGCCCATTGACAAATTCAGCAGAAAAGAGTTTGTAGTAGAATGGTTTGAGGGaattgaaaacaattatgaTAAAAGGTTATTATGA